In Burkholderia sp. WP9, a genomic segment contains:
- the hemE gene encoding uroporphyrinogen decarboxylase has translation MAHKLLNDTFLRALLRQPTDYTPIWLMRQAGRYLPEYNATRGRAGSFLGLAKNPAFATEVTLQPLERYPLDAAILFSDILTVPDAMGLGLEFVTGEGPQFARPVRTEDDVARLAVPDIDATLRYVTDAVREIRTALTDAQGRQRVPLIGFSGSPWTLACYMVEGGGSADFRTVKSMLYARPDLMHRILDVNARSVAAYLNAQIEAGAQAVMIFDTWGGALADGVYQRFSLHYIQQVVSQLKRDHDGEKVPVITFTKGGGLWLDEIAEIGVDAVGLDWTVNLSKARERVGGKVALQGNIDPSVLFAPPATIRMEARAVLDSFGNHPGHVFNLGHGISQFTPPENVAELVDEVHRHSRAIRSGAHAPV, from the coding sequence GTGGCCCATAAACTCCTGAACGACACTTTCCTGCGCGCGCTGCTGCGCCAGCCGACCGACTACACGCCGATCTGGCTGATGCGGCAAGCCGGCCGCTATCTGCCGGAATACAACGCCACGCGAGGTCGCGCGGGCAGTTTCCTCGGTCTGGCGAAGAACCCGGCATTCGCGACGGAAGTCACACTGCAACCGCTCGAGCGCTATCCGCTCGACGCCGCGATCCTGTTCTCCGACATCCTGACCGTGCCCGACGCCATGGGGCTCGGCCTTGAGTTCGTGACGGGCGAGGGCCCTCAGTTTGCGCGCCCGGTGCGAACAGAAGACGATGTCGCGCGCCTCGCGGTGCCGGACATCGACGCCACGCTGCGCTACGTGACCGACGCGGTGCGCGAAATCCGCACCGCGCTCACAGACGCGCAGGGACGTCAGCGCGTGCCGCTAATCGGTTTTTCGGGCAGTCCGTGGACGCTCGCGTGCTACATGGTCGAAGGCGGCGGTTCGGCCGATTTCCGCACGGTCAAGTCGATGCTGTATGCGCGTCCGGACCTGATGCATCGCATTCTCGACGTCAACGCGCGCTCGGTCGCGGCTTACCTGAACGCGCAGATCGAAGCTGGCGCGCAAGCCGTGATGATTTTCGACACGTGGGGTGGGGCGCTGGCGGACGGCGTGTATCAGCGCTTTTCATTGCACTACATCCAGCAGGTGGTCAGCCAGTTGAAGCGCGACCACGACGGCGAAAAGGTGCCGGTAATCACCTTCACGAAGGGCGGCGGCCTATGGCTCGACGAGATCGCTGAGATCGGCGTGGATGCGGTCGGCCTGGACTGGACCGTGAATCTGAGCAAGGCCCGCGAACGCGTGGGCGGGAAGGTGGCGCTGCAAGGCAATATCGATCCCTCGGTGTTGTTTGCCCCGCCGGCTACGATCCGCATGGAAGCGCGCGCCGTGCTCGACAGCTTCGGCAACCATCCGGGCCACGTGTTCAATCTCGGCCACGGCATTTCGCAGTTCACGCCGCCGGAGAATGTCGCTGAACTGGTGGACGAGGTGCATCGCCATAGCCGGGCTATTCGCAGCGGCGCTCATGCACCGGTATGA
- a CDS encoding primosomal protein N', whose product MSDVFVRVALDHPLPTLFDYRCDTPEPVAPGMLVSVPFGKRDVVGLVCEVTTHSEVPPDRLRAVNGVCTACPPVSSEWLRLAAFAADYYQRGLGEVALPALPQALRDASRWSRLFAPQERYSLTPAGHASLPDALPARASALRKLAQTLAGTDFLLAADARALHPKAIAALDAWQAQGWVALDIIEAAAALAIPASSDAPAPTLPTLTDEQAAAVEAIRDANGFAPFLLHGVTGSGKTEVYLRALAEILAAKPDAQALVLVPEINLTPQFEAAFRARFAALEGTSIVTLHSGLAEGERARNWFAAHTGRARIVLGTRLAVLASLPKLAIIVVDEEHDPAYKQQEGLRYSARDLAVYRAKQLGLPVVLGSATPSLESWWQADQGRYKRLTLSRRAVAEAVLPTVKLIDLEEERRRGRAFVEGLSGPLIAALKARLERGEQSLVFLNRRGYAPQLACDACGWVAGCPRCSAYVVLHKPERALRCHHCGWEARIPRSCPECGNVDIAPMGRGTQRVEETLASAVPGARVLRIDADSTRRKGSAQALFSDVHAGEVDILVGTQMIAKGHDFQRVSLVGVLNADTALFSHDFRASERLFAQLMQVSGRAGRAGLPGEVLVQTRYPRHALYHALGRHDYVGFANSTLAERRDAHLPPFVYQALLRAEGRTLEAALAFLQQAAAALGDIPAAERVTVYDAVPLTIVKVMHVHRAQLLIESASRGALHATLRAWQPLLRGMKGVLRWNLEVDPLDI is encoded by the coding sequence GTGAGTGACGTGTTCGTTCGCGTCGCGCTGGATCATCCGCTGCCGACCCTGTTCGACTACCGGTGCGACACGCCCGAGCCGGTCGCGCCGGGCATGCTGGTGAGCGTGCCGTTTGGCAAGCGCGATGTCGTGGGACTCGTCTGCGAAGTGACCACTCACAGTGAGGTCCCGCCCGACCGCCTGCGCGCAGTCAATGGCGTGTGCACGGCGTGCCCGCCCGTCTCGTCGGAATGGTTGAGGTTGGCCGCGTTTGCCGCGGACTACTACCAGCGCGGTCTTGGCGAAGTGGCGTTGCCGGCTTTGCCGCAGGCGTTGCGCGATGCCTCCCGGTGGTCGCGCCTGTTTGCGCCGCAGGAGCGCTACAGCCTCACGCCCGCTGGCCACGCGTCGCTACCTGACGCGCTGCCTGCGCGGGCGAGCGCGTTGCGCAAGCTCGCGCAGACATTGGCCGGGACCGACTTCCTGCTGGCTGCCGACGCTCGCGCGCTGCATCCCAAAGCGATCGCCGCGCTCGATGCCTGGCAGGCGCAAGGCTGGGTGGCGCTCGACATCATCGAAGCCGCCGCAGCGCTTGCTATTCCAGCGTCGTCCGACGCGCCCGCGCCCACGCTGCCGACGCTCACCGACGAGCAGGCCGCCGCGGTCGAAGCGATTCGCGACGCCAACGGCTTCGCGCCGTTCCTGCTGCACGGCGTGACGGGGAGCGGCAAGACCGAGGTCTATTTGCGCGCGTTGGCCGAGATCCTCGCGGCAAAGCCCGACGCTCAGGCGCTGGTTCTCGTGCCCGAAATCAATCTGACCCCACAATTCGAGGCGGCCTTCCGCGCCCGCTTCGCCGCGCTCGAGGGCACGTCGATCGTCACGCTGCACAGCGGTCTCGCGGAAGGCGAGCGTGCTCGCAACTGGTTCGCCGCTCACACGGGCCGCGCCCGCATCGTACTCGGCACCCGGTTGGCGGTGCTCGCCTCGCTGCCGAAGCTCGCGATCATCGTCGTCGATGAAGAGCACGACCCGGCATACAAGCAGCAGGAAGGCTTGCGCTATTCGGCCCGTGATCTGGCGGTCTATCGCGCCAAGCAACTCGGCTTGCCGGTCGTGCTCGGCTCGGCCACGCCGTCGCTGGAAAGCTGGTGGCAGGCCGATCAGGGGCGCTACAAGCGGCTCACGTTATCGCGCCGCGCGGTCGCCGAGGCCGTGCTGCCTACCGTGAAGCTGATCGATCTGGAAGAAGAGCGGCGGCGCGGGCGGGCTTTTGTGGAAGGGTTGTCGGGGCCATTGATTGCCGCGCTGAAAGCGCGGCTCGAACGCGGTGAGCAAAGCCTCGTGTTCCTGAACCGCCGCGGTTATGCGCCGCAACTGGCCTGCGATGCCTGCGGCTGGGTCGCCGGCTGCCCACGTTGCAGCGCGTATGTCGTGTTGCATAAGCCCGAGCGCGCGCTACGCTGCCACCACTGCGGCTGGGAAGCGCGCATTCCGCGTTCGTGCCCCGAGTGCGGCAACGTCGACATCGCACCGATGGGCCGCGGCACGCAGCGCGTCGAAGAAACACTGGCGAGCGCGGTGCCCGGCGCCCGGGTGTTGCGGATCGATGCCGACAGCACGCGCCGCAAAGGCAGCGCACAGGCGCTGTTCTCCGACGTGCACGCGGGCGAAGTCGACATCCTCGTCGGCACGCAGATGATCGCCAAAGGGCATGACTTCCAGCGCGTGTCGCTGGTCGGCGTGCTGAACGCCGACACCGCGCTCTTTTCCCACGACTTCCGCGCGAGCGAGCGGCTTTTCGCACAACTGATGCAAGTAAGCGGCCGGGCGGGCCGCGCGGGTTTGCCCGGCGAAGTGCTCGTGCAAACGCGCTATCCGCGCCACGCGCTCTACCACGCGCTGGGCCGCCACGACTATGTCGGCTTTGCCAACTCCACGCTGGCCGAGCGGCGCGACGCGCACTTGCCGCCGTTCGTCTATCAGGCGTTGCTGCGGGCCGAAGGCCGCACGCTCGAGGCCGCGCTGGCCTTTCTGCAGCAGGCGGCGGCCGCACTGGGCGACATTCCCGCTGCAGAACGCGTGACCGTCTATGACGCGGTGCCGCTCACTATCGTCAAGGTGATGCACGTGCATCGCGCACAGTTGCTGATCGAGAGTGCGTCGCGTGGCGCGTTGCACGCCACGTTGCGCGCCTGGCAGCCGCTGCTGCGCGGCATGAAGGGCGTGCTGCGCTGGAATCTCGAAGTCGATCCGCTCGACATTTGA
- the putA gene encoding trifunctional transcriptional regulator/proline dehydrogenase/L-glutamate gamma-semialdehyde dehydrogenase, which translates to MASTTLGVKVDDLLRSRLKDAATRLERTPHWLIKQAIFAYLEKIEHGQLPPELSGVAGSADLTDGSAVEHEEDGASHPFLDFAQNVQPQSVLRAAITAAYRRPEPECLPFLLGQARLPANLAGDVQAMAGKLVETLRSKSKGGGVEGLIHEFSLSSQEGVALMCLAEALLRIPDRATRDALIRDKISKGDWKSHMGQAPSMFVNAATWGLMITGKLVTTNSETSLSSALTRLIGKGGEPLIRKGVDMAMRLMGEQFVTGENISEALANSRKYEARGFRYSYDMLGEAATTEADAQRYYASYEQAIHAIGKAAGGRGIYEGPGISIKLSALHARYSRSQQERTMSELLPRVRSLAILARRYDIGLNIDAEEADRLEISLDLLEALCFDPELAGWNGIGFVVQAYQKRCPFVIEYLIDLARRSRHRIMVRLVKGAYWDTEIKRAQVDGLEGYPVYTRKIYTDVSYLACAKKLLSAPDAVYPQFATHNAHTLSAIYHLAGNNYYPGQYEFQCLHGMGEPLYEEVTGRDKLNRPCRVYAPVGTHETLLAYLVRRLLENGANTSFVNRIADETVAIKDLIADPVDEASKIVPLGAPHAKIPLPRHLYGSERLNSMGLDLSNEHRLASLSSALLASAHHPWRAAPMLEDNEIAVGLARDVRNPADHRDLVGTVVEATAEHVSAALAHAVAAAPIWQATPVDARADCLARAADLLEAQMHTLMGLVVREAGKSLANAVAEIREAIDFLRYYSTQIRDEFSNDTHRPLGPVVCISPWNFPLAIFMGQVAAALAAGNTVLAKPAEQTPLIAAQAVRILREAGVPAGAVQLLPGNGETVGAALVADPRTRAVMFTGSTEVARLINKTLSSRLDPDGKPIPLIAETGGQNAMIVDSSALAEQVVADVLQSSFDSAGQRCSALRVLCLQDDVADRTLEMLTGAMRELAVGNPDRLSIDVGPVIDLDAKRGIDAHVAAMREKGRKVEQLPMPDGCAQGTFVPPTLIELDSIDELKREVFGPVLHVVRYRRSQLDKLLEQIRATGYGLTLGIHTRIDETIAHVISRAHVGNIYVNRNVIGAVVGVQPFGGEGLSGTGPKAGGALYLQRLLATRPAGLPKSLAQALVVDVPRAAENGDNPSAALTAYRDWLITEREPQLAARCDGYLSHVPAGATAVLSGPTGERNTYTLGARGTVLCVASTASGARVQFAAALATGNRALFEGAAGEQLVSQLPASLKSHASVKKSADTPFDAVLFEGDSDELLALVKEVAKRAGPIVSVQGVASRALESGDEDYALERLLTERSVSVNTAAAGGNANLMTIG; encoded by the coding sequence ATGGCTAGCACCACCCTTGGCGTTAAGGTCGACGACCTCCTGCGTTCCCGGCTGAAAGATGCCGCCACCCGTCTCGAACGCACTCCGCACTGGCTCATCAAGCAGGCCATCTTCGCGTACCTCGAAAAGATCGAGCACGGTCAACTGCCGCCCGAACTGTCGGGCGTGGCGGGCTCGGCCGATCTGACCGACGGCTCTGCGGTCGAGCACGAGGAAGACGGTGCATCGCACCCGTTCCTCGATTTCGCGCAGAACGTGCAACCGCAGTCGGTGCTGCGCGCCGCGATCACGGCGGCGTACCGTCGTCCGGAACCGGAATGCCTGCCGTTCCTGCTCGGTCAGGCGCGTTTGCCGGCCAACCTCGCGGGCGACGTGCAGGCCATGGCCGGCAAGCTCGTGGAAACGCTGCGCAGCAAGAGCAAGGGCGGTGGCGTCGAAGGTCTGATCCACGAGTTCTCGCTGTCGAGCCAGGAAGGCGTGGCGCTGATGTGTCTCGCCGAAGCGCTGCTGCGCATTCCCGATCGCGCCACGCGCGACGCGCTGATCCGCGACAAGATCAGCAAGGGCGACTGGAAATCGCACATGGGCCAGGCGCCGTCGATGTTCGTCAACGCCGCGACCTGGGGCTTGATGATCACCGGCAAGCTGGTGACGACCAATAGCGAAACGAGCCTCTCGTCGGCGCTCACGCGTCTGATCGGCAAGGGCGGCGAACCGCTGATCCGCAAGGGCGTGGACATGGCGATGCGCCTGATGGGCGAGCAGTTCGTCACGGGCGAGAACATCTCCGAGGCGCTCGCCAACAGCCGCAAATACGAAGCACGCGGCTTCCGCTACTCGTACGACATGCTCGGCGAAGCGGCCACCACCGAAGCCGACGCGCAGCGCTACTACGCGTCGTACGAACAGGCGATCCACGCGATCGGCAAGGCCGCCGGCGGCCGTGGCATCTACGAAGGCCCGGGTATCTCGATCAAGCTCTCCGCGCTGCACGCACGCTACTCGCGTTCGCAGCAGGAACGCACGATGAGCGAACTGCTGCCGCGCGTGCGCTCGCTCGCGATCCTCGCGCGCCGCTACGACATCGGCCTGAACATCGACGCGGAAGAAGCCGATCGCCTCGAAATCTCGCTCGATCTGCTCGAAGCGCTGTGCTTCGATCCGGAGCTGGCCGGCTGGAACGGCATCGGCTTCGTGGTGCAGGCGTATCAGAAGCGCTGCCCGTTCGTGATCGAATACCTGATCGATCTGGCGCGCCGCAGCCGTCACCGCATCATGGTGCGCCTCGTGAAGGGCGCGTACTGGGACACCGAAATCAAGCGCGCGCAAGTGGACGGCCTCGAAGGCTATCCGGTCTACACGCGCAAGATCTACACGGACGTGTCGTACCTCGCCTGCGCGAAGAAGCTGCTCAGCGCGCCCGACGCGGTCTATCCGCAGTTCGCCACGCACAACGCGCACACGCTGTCGGCGATCTATCACCTCGCGGGCAACAACTACTATCCCGGCCAGTACGAGTTCCAGTGCCTGCACGGCATGGGCGAACCGCTGTACGAAGAAGTCACCGGCCGTGACAAGCTGAACCGTCCGTGCCGTGTGTACGCGCCGGTCGGCACGCACGAAACGCTGCTCGCTTATCTCGTGCGCCGTCTGCTGGAAAACGGCGCGAACACGTCGTTTGTGAATCGTATTGCCGACGAAACCGTCGCGATCAAGGACCTGATCGCCGACCCGGTCGACGAAGCCTCGAAGATCGTCCCGCTCGGCGCGCCGCACGCGAAGATTCCGCTGCCGCGCCATCTGTACGGTTCGGAGCGCCTCAACTCGATGGGCCTCGACCTGTCGAACGAGCATCGTCTGGCGTCGCTGTCGTCGGCGTTGCTGGCGAGCGCGCATCATCCGTGGCGCGCCGCGCCGATGCTCGAAGACAACGAGATCGCCGTGGGTCTCGCGCGCGACGTGCGCAATCCGGCCGATCATCGCGACCTCGTCGGCACGGTCGTCGAAGCAACGGCGGAGCACGTGAGCGCTGCTTTGGCTCACGCAGTCGCCGCCGCGCCGATCTGGCAAGCCACGCCGGTCGATGCGCGCGCCGATTGCCTCGCACGTGCCGCCGATCTGCTCGAAGCGCAGATGCATACGCTGATGGGCCTCGTGGTGCGTGAAGCCGGCAAGTCGCTGGCGAACGCCGTCGCGGAAATCCGCGAAGCGATCGACTTCCTGCGTTACTACTCCACGCAGATTCGCGACGAGTTCTCCAACGACACGCATCGTCCGCTCGGCCCGGTGGTGTGTATCAGCCCGTGGAATTTCCCGCTGGCGATTTTCATGGGTCAGGTGGCCGCTGCGCTTGCAGCCGGCAACACCGTGCTCGCCAAGCCCGCTGAACAGACGCCGCTGATCGCCGCGCAAGCCGTGCGCATTCTGCGCGAAGCCGGCGTGCCGGCCGGCGCGGTGCAACTGCTGCCGGGTAACGGCGAAACGGTCGGTGCCGCGTTGGTGGCCGATCCGCGAACCCGCGCCGTGATGTTCACCGGCTCGACCGAAGTCGCGCGTCTGATCAACAAGACGCTGTCGAGCCGCCTCGATCCGGACGGCAAGCCGATTCCGCTGATCGCCGAAACGGGCGGCCAGAACGCGATGATCGTCGACTCGTCGGCGCTCGCCGAACAGGTGGTGGCGGACGTGCTGCAATCGTCGTTCGACTCCGCAGGTCAACGGTGTTCCGCGTTGCGCGTTCTTTGTCTGCAGGACGATGTTGCGGACCGCACGCTGGAGATGCTGACGGGCGCGATGCGCGAACTGGCCGTGGGCAATCCGGACCGCCTGTCGATCGACGTCGGCCCGGTGATCGACCTCGACGCGAAGCGCGGTATCGACGCGCACGTCGCGGCGATGCGCGAGAAAGGCCGCAAGGTCGAGCAACTGCCGATGCCGGACGGTTGCGCGCAAGGCACCTTCGTGCCGCCGACGCTGATCGAGCTCGACAGCATCGACGAATTGAAGCGTGAGGTGTTCGGTCCGGTGCTGCACGTGGTGCGTTACCGCCGCAGCCAGCTGGACAAACTGCTTGAGCAGATCCGCGCGACCGGTTACGGCCTGACGCTCGGCATTCATACGCGGATCGACGAAACGATCGCGCATGTGATCAGCCGCGCGCACGTGGGCAACATCTACGTGAACCGTAACGTGATCGGCGCTGTGGTCGGCGTGCAGCCGTTCGGCGGCGAAGGTCTGTCGGGCACGGGGCCGAAAGCGGGCGGCGCGCTGTATCTGCAGCGTCTCCTCGCCACGCGTCCGGCCGGGTTGCCGAAGTCGCTCGCGCAGGCGTTGGTCGTGGATGTACCGCGCGCTGCCGAAAACGGCGACAATCCGTCCGCTGCGTTGACGGCTTACCGTGACTGGCTAATTACCGAACGCGAGCCGCAACTGGCCGCGCGCTGCGACGGCTATCTGTCGCATGTGCCGGCGGGCGCCACGGCGGTATTGTCGGGACCGACCGGCGAGCGCAATACGTACACGCTGGGCGCGCGCGGCACGGTGCTTTGTGTCGCGTCGACGGCAAGCGGTGCGCGCGTGCAGTTCGCCGCGGCGCTGGCTACGGGAAATCGCGCGTTGTTCGAAGGCGCGGCCGGGGAACAATTGGTGTCGCAGTTGCCCGCCTCGCTGAAGTCGCATGCAAGCGTGAAGAAGAGCGCGGATACGCCGTTCGACGCCGTGCTGTTCGAAGGCGATAGCGACGAACTGCTGGCGCTGGTGAAGGAAGTCGCGAAGCGCGCGGGCCCGATCGTGTCGGTGCAGGGCGTCGCGTCTCGCGCGCTGGAAAGCGGCGATGAGGACTACGCGCTCGAACGTCTGTTGACGGAACGCTCGGTCAGCGTGAATACGGCAGCCGCCGGCGGTAATGCGAATTTGATGACGATCGGTTGA
- a CDS encoding putative sulfate exporter family transporter produces the protein MSDTNQTLPSGAAPANRQSTHGGGLFSTEDWWAVWVGLLVVVIAWALFASGSSIKWLAVAPAKWSSVAQAVQDAGKHVPNYAALFVVFALLFGVSLAALKQRVGAFLGSFLILFIASALIFTLGAWVNASKYNLEPPLVALALGLLISNVFTLPEWFSAGLRVEFYIKVGIVLLGATLPFTLLVWAGPVAVGQASIVSLVTFFVIFFAAKAFGLDRRFAAVLGVGGAVCGVSAAIAIAGAVRAKREQASVAITLVVLWAIVMIFVLPFASRSLGLSTAVAGAWIGTSEFADAAGIAAAQAYGDLAKHAGGAIAGAPEASLQAFTLMKVVGRDIWIGIWAFVLAIVASTRWESQDSGVKAKPNAGEIWARFPKFVIGFVIASALVTWVASHYSLADYRKVVTPEFVAPITALRTWAFTFCFLSIGLTTRLRSLSATGLKPFLAFTVGVVVNIAIGYALSAHVFAPYWNSLGQGS, from the coding sequence ATGAGCGATACCAATCAAACGCTACCATCCGGCGCCGCTCCGGCGAACCGGCAAAGCACGCACGGCGGTGGACTTTTTTCGACCGAAGACTGGTGGGCGGTCTGGGTCGGGCTGCTGGTGGTCGTGATTGCGTGGGCGCTGTTCGCGTCCGGCAGCAGCATCAAGTGGCTCGCGGTCGCGCCGGCTAAATGGTCGAGCGTCGCGCAGGCCGTGCAGGACGCCGGCAAGCATGTGCCGAACTATGCCGCGCTCTTCGTCGTGTTCGCGCTCCTGTTCGGCGTGAGCCTCGCAGCGCTCAAGCAGCGGGTCGGCGCTTTCCTCGGCTCATTCCTGATTCTGTTCATCGCATCGGCGCTGATTTTTACGCTGGGCGCGTGGGTCAACGCGTCGAAGTACAACCTCGAACCACCGCTCGTCGCGCTGGCGCTTGGCCTTTTGATCTCGAACGTGTTCACGCTGCCCGAGTGGTTTTCGGCGGGCTTGCGCGTCGAGTTTTACATCAAGGTCGGTATCGTGCTGCTCGGCGCGACATTGCCGTTCACGCTGCTGGTGTGGGCGGGGCCGGTGGCGGTCGGGCAGGCGAGCATCGTCTCGCTCGTCACGTTCTTCGTGATCTTTTTTGCTGCGAAGGCGTTTGGCCTCGACCGGCGTTTTGCGGCCGTGCTCGGTGTCGGCGGCGCGGTGTGCGGCGTCTCCGCGGCGATCGCGATTGCCGGCGCGGTGCGGGCCAAGCGCGAACAGGCTTCGGTGGCGATCACGCTGGTGGTGCTGTGGGCGATCGTGATGATCTTCGTGTTGCCGTTTGCGTCCCGCTCGCTCGGATTGTCAACCGCGGTCGCCGGCGCATGGATCGGCACGTCCGAATTCGCCGATGCCGCCGGGATCGCGGCCGCGCAAGCTTATGGCGACCTCGCCAAACACGCGGGTGGAGCGATCGCGGGTGCGCCGGAGGCGTCGCTACAGGCGTTCACGCTGATGAAAGTGGTCGGCCGCGATATCTGGATCGGTATCTGGGCGTTCGTGCTCGCAATCGTCGCGAGCACGCGCTGGGAGTCGCAAGATAGCGGCGTCAAAGCCAAACCCAACGCCGGCGAGATCTGGGCGCGCTTTCCGAAGTTCGTGATCGGCTTCGTGATTGCGTCGGCACTGGTGACGTGGGTCGCCAGCCACTATTCGCTGGCCGATTACCGCAAGGTCGTGACGCCCGAATTCGTCGCCCCGATCACCGCGTTGCGCACATGGGCGTTCACCTTCTGTTTCCTGAGCATTGGGTTGACCACGCGCCTGCGTTCGCTGAGCGCCACTGGCCTGAAGCCGTTCCTGGCCTTTACGGTAGGCGTGGTGGTCAATATCGCCATCGGCTACGCGCTGTCCGCGCACGTGTTCGCACCGTACTGGAATAGCTTGGGGCAGGGCTCGTGA
- a CDS encoding branched-chain amino acid ABC transporter substrate-binding protein, with translation MQHKMKQLAGAALVAAMSLAGTANAQSTEDVKVGFAGPMTGAQAHYGKDFQNGITLAVEDMNATKPVIGGKQVRFVLDSADDQADPRTGTTVAQKLVDDGIKGMLGHFNSGTTIPASRIYANAGIPEIAMATAPEYTQQGFKTTFRMMTSDTQQGSVAGTFAVKTLGMKKIVIVDDRTAYGQGLADQFEKAAKAAGGQIVDREYTNDKAVDFKSILTKLKAVQPDLIYYGGADSQAAPMVKQMKALGIKAPLMGGEMVHTPTFIQIAGDAANGTVASLAGLPLEEMPGGKDYVAKYKKRFNEDVQTYSPYAYDGAMAMFDAMKKANSTDPAKYLPMLAKTSMPAVTSSNLAYDSKGDLKNGGITLYKVVDGKWTTLQSVGGK, from the coding sequence ATGCAACACAAGATGAAACAGCTGGCAGGCGCTGCACTGGTTGCGGCGATGTCGCTGGCGGGGACGGCCAACGCTCAATCGACGGAAGACGTGAAGGTCGGCTTTGCCGGCCCGATGACTGGCGCGCAGGCGCACTACGGCAAGGACTTCCAGAACGGCATCACGCTGGCAGTGGAAGACATGAACGCGACCAAGCCGGTGATCGGCGGCAAGCAAGTTCGCTTCGTGCTGGACTCGGCCGACGACCAGGCCGACCCGCGTACGGGTACGACCGTTGCGCAAAAGCTGGTGGATGACGGCATCAAGGGCATGCTCGGCCACTTCAACTCGGGTACCACGATCCCGGCTTCGCGCATTTACGCGAACGCGGGCATCCCCGAAATCGCAATGGCGACGGCGCCTGAATATACGCAACAAGGTTTCAAGACCACGTTCCGTATGATGACGTCCGACACGCAGCAAGGTTCGGTCGCCGGCACGTTCGCGGTGAAGACCTTGGGCATGAAGAAGATCGTGATCGTCGACGACCGCACGGCTTACGGCCAGGGTCTGGCCGATCAGTTCGAAAAGGCAGCGAAGGCAGCGGGCGGCCAGATCGTCGATCGTGAGTACACGAACGACAAGGCAGTCGACTTCAAGTCGATCCTGACCAAGCTGAAGGCTGTTCAACCGGACCTGATCTATTACGGCGGCGCGGATTCGCAAGCGGCACCGATGGTCAAGCAGATGAAGGCGCTGGGCATCAAGGCGCCGCTGATGGGCGGCGAAATGGTCCACACGCCGACGTTCATCCAGATCGCGGGTGACGCGGCGAACGGCACGGTGGCTTCGCTCGCCGGCCTGCCGCTGGAAGAAATGCCGGGCGGCAAGGACTATGTCGCAAAGTACAAGAAGCGTTTCAACGAAGACGTGCAAACGTACTCGCCGTACGCTTACGACGGCGCAATGGCCATGTTCGACGCAATGAAGAAGGCGAACTCGACCGATCCGGCCAAGTATCTGCCGATGCTCGCGAAGACCTCGATGCCGGCAGTGACGTCGTCGAACCTCGCTTACGACAGCAAGGGCGACCTGAAGAACGGCGGCATCACGCTGTACAAGGTTGTCGACGGCAAGTGGACGACGCTGCAAAGCGTGGGTGGGAAGTAA